The window CAATAGTATTAAAATGGTATTGCATTTTTGTGTTTTATCGCTTAATGAAGGCACAAATTTAAACTTATTACAACACTATTAAAAGTTTAAACGTTATAATAATAAACGAATTAAAACTACTTAATTAGTTACGTAAATTAAGTTTCTAATAAAAAGATTCCCGATTTCTCAGGAAAGACATTTTATTTGAATTCAAAAGACTTGCACCTTTTAAAGTTTCTTTTCATTTTCTTTATTATTTTTACAGCATTAACAAATCCTTTTTATGAGCGCATCTTTTGAAAAATATCAGAAACGTAAATTAATTTCATCTTACTTTTCGGTGGTATTAAGTATTGCTTTAGTCTTATTTTTATTAGGACTATTAGGTATGCTAATTCTTAATGCTAAAAAGGTTTCCGATCATTTTAAAGAGCAAGTGGTGGTAACTATTTACTTAAAAGATAGTGCAAAAGAGGTAGAGACAAAGCAATTGGAGAAAAGTTTGGCTTTAGCAGATTATGTAAAATCTACAGATTATGTAACTAAAGAACAAGCTGCAGCATCTATGAAAGCCGAAAACGGCGAAGATTTCATGGAATTTTTGGGATACAATCCTTTACAAAATTCAATAGATGTACACCTAAAGGCAGATTATGTAACCTCAGAACATTTAGAAGACATATCTAAAGAAGCATTAAATAAAAACTTTGTTGATGAAGTCCGCTATGATAATGACTTAGTAACTTTAATGAATAACAACGTTAAAAAAATAAGCTTTTGGGTTTTAATCCTAAGTGGTATTTTCACCTTAATCGCTGTCCTTTTAATTAACAGTTCTATTCGTTTAGCGGTTTATGCAAAACGATTTACCATCAAAACCATGCAAATGGTTGGTGCTACAAAACGTTTTATTCGCAGACCTTTTGTTTGGAAAAGTGTGCAATTAGGAATTATTGGAGCAATTATTGCCATGTTAGGAATGGCAGTGGTTTTATATTACTTAAACCTGACTTTCCCAGAACTAGACCTAATGCGTAACCCTATTTTAATTGGCGCTTTATTTGCTGGTGTTTTTCTTTTAGGTATAATAATCACTTGGTTTTCTACTTTTTTTGCAACACAGCGTTTCTTAAATTTAAAAACCGATCAACTGTATTAATTTGCAATAAATCATACATTTACACGTTGGTTTTATCACAACCAACCTTTAAGAATTATGCATAAACTAATTCCTATTCTCTTTTTATTCTTTCTACTGACCTCTTGTATGGTTAAGAATAACTCATTAAAAAACACTGTAAAACAAAACATTATAATTACTAAAATTACACAAGGAGGCGTTAAGGACATTGTTTTTCATGATAACGGTTCGGACTTCTACTATATAAATCGTGGATTAGAAAACGGATTAAATTTAGATTCTCTTAACGCTAAAGTTTTAAATAAAACCGTTACTTTGCATCTAGCAAAATTAATTGGCGGCGCTACTTCAGAGCACATTGCCCAATTAACGCTAGGTGACGAAATTATTTACACAGAATTTAAATAAAATGGGAGAACAAAAACGTAAAGAAGAAACGAAAAGCGAATTTATTTTTGGTAGAAAAAACTATAAATTCATGTTTATTGGTTTAGCTTGTATTGCGCTAGGTTTTATTTTAATGTCTGGTGGTGGTAGCGATGATCCAAATGTTTTTAGTCCAGATATCTTTAGCTGGAGACGTATTCGATTAGCACCAACTTTAGTACTTATTGGTTTTGGAATTCAGGTTTACGCTATTTTGTTAAATCCGAATAAAAGTAAAGATTCTAATTCTTAACTATTAATTTACAAGTACAAAATAACAATTGGTAATAGTATTTTAATACTTTTGCCGACATGAATGTTATAGACTCCATTATTTTAGGAATTATACAAGGATTAACAGAGTTTCTTCCTGTATCATCAAGTGGCCATTTAGAAATTGGTAAAGCCATACTAGGCGATAATTCGGTTCCAGAAGAAAGCCTACTATTTACAGTAGTATTACACTTTGCAACTGCCTTAAGCACCATTGTTGTTTTTAGAAAAGACATCCTTAGTTTACTTAAAGGTGTTTTAAAATTCGAATGGAATGAAGATTTACAATTTGTATCAAAAATTGCACTTTCTATGATTCCCGCAGTTGTAGTAGGTTTGTTTTTTGAAAAACAATTGGAAGCACTATTTGGAGGTAATATTATGCTTGTAGGATGTATGCTAATAGTAACAGCAGCGCTACTCTTTTTAGCCGACAAAGCAAAAGACACAGATAAAAAAGTAAGTTTTAAAAATGCATTTGTGATTGGTATTTCACAAGCAATTGCCATGTTACCAGGAATTTCTCGTTCTGGCGCAACGATTTCTACTTCTGTTCTTTTAGGAAACGATAAAACGAAAGCAGCACGTTTTTCCTTTTTAATGGTTGTTCCTTTAATTTTCGGAAAAATCGCTAAAGACCTTTTAAGTGGTGATTTAATTAATGAAACCCATAACTTAACATCACTTTCCGCAGGATTTATTGCTGCATTTATTGCAGGATTATTTGCTTGTACTTGGATGATTTCATTGGTAAAGAAAAGTAAGCTTTCGTATTTTGCTTACTATTGTGCAATTGTTGGTGTTATCGCTATCATTTATTCCGTTTTAAACTAATATGCTAACTGAAGAAGACTACAAATCCGGACAGGTTTTATTAATCGATAAGCCTTTAAATTGGACCTCTTTTCAAGTGGTAAACAAGCTACGTTGGAAGATTAGACAAACCTATAATATCAAAAAAATTAAAGTTGGTCATGCAGGAACTTTAGATCCTTTAGCTACTGGTTTACTTATTATTTGCACAGGGAAAATGACCAAGCAAATAGATACTTTTCAAGGTCAGATTAAAGAATATACAGGAACTATTGTTTTAGGAAGCACAACACCTTCATACGATTTAGAATCCGAAATAAACGAAACCTTTCCTATTGATCATATTACAAAAGATTTAGTAGAAGAAACTACGAAACAATTTACTGGGGAGATTGATCAATTTCCACCAATTTTTTCCGCATTAAAAAAAGACGGAAAACGTTTATACGAATATGCAAGAGCTGGAGAAGAAGTAGAAATACCATCTAGAAAAATTACTATCGAAACTTTTGAAATTACACGTTTTGAAAACAACGAAGTCGATTTTAGAGTGGTTTGCAGTAAAGGAACGTACATTCGATCTTTAGCACACGATTTTGGAAAAGCGCTACAATCTGGAGGACATCTTTCGGTTTTAAGAAGAATAAAAATTGGCGATTACAATGTAGATAACGCCGTTAGTATCGAAGCTTTTATAGAAGAATTAGATTCTTAAAAAATCTATTTTTTCATTTTTAACGTATCTTTAAGTGCCACCACTTAATAAAATACGTTATTAACCTACATGCAATTTAGCAATAAACATAAAGCGATGTCTATTACGTTTCTTATCTCAGGAACGATAATTCTCGGCATGTTTAATTTTCATATTTTAAAACATACGGAAAAAGTTGCAGAAACCTTCTACGAAATAGAACCAGCAAAGGAAATCACAGAAACCGAATTAGAAGAAAAAGAACAAACGGCTAAAGCCGAAACCAATCAAGCTTACAATCAAAACCAGAAAAGCAAAAGCTATGCATATTCTCAAAGAAGAATTGCGCCTCCAGAAGATTATGTAAGACCTGATTTAAGTCATTCGGATTATGGGATTTCTAAGAAAAAGGATATCTCTAAAAAAGAATCCAGTGTAGAAAAAGACGAATTAAACTCTTTTAGCAAAGTAAATGAGGTGCTTAAAAAGCAACTGGATGAAAACAATAATGCGAAAAGCTCTGTTAGTTATTCTTTAGTAAACCGAAAGCACAAATACTTGCCAACACCTATTTATTTATGCGAAGCTAGTGGTAAAATAGTAATAAATATTACGGTAGATACTTCTGGAAAAGTTACAGGTACCTCTTATAATAACGCTTCCAACTCATCCAATAACTGTCTTATAGAACACGCTTTAGAATATGCTGAAAAAGCAAAATTTAATCGTAATTCTTCAGAAGGAGCACAAATTGGAACCATTACTTTTTATTTTGAAGGTAAATAATAATTCCTATATAAATTAAGGAGTAGTTTTATTAAAAACCCTCTCATATGCGCTCCTTCCTTTAGCTAAAGGATGGTGTATTTTGTGCAAGCAAAATTGGAAGGTTTGAAGTAAAAGAGCAAAGCGATTTTTAATTAAACGCTTAATAATTCTACCAAATCATTAGCCGCATTTTGTCCTTTATCTTTATTATACCAACGCTGTAAATCTTCTTTAAACTCTGGAGTTAGCATCCC is drawn from Lacinutrix sp. WUR7 and contains these coding sequences:
- a CDS encoding ABC transporter permease, encoding MSASFEKYQKRKLISSYFSVVLSIALVLFLLGLLGMLILNAKKVSDHFKEQVVVTIYLKDSAKEVETKQLEKSLALADYVKSTDYVTKEQAAASMKAENGEDFMEFLGYNPLQNSIDVHLKADYVTSEHLEDISKEALNKNFVDEVRYDNDLVTLMNNNVKKISFWVLILSGIFTLIAVLLINSSIRLAVYAKRFTIKTMQMVGATKRFIRRPFVWKSVQLGIIGAIIAMLGMAVVLYYLNLTFPELDLMRNPILIGALFAGVFLLGIIITWFSTFFATQRFLNLKTDQLY
- the truB gene encoding tRNA pseudouridine(55) synthase TruB, whose protein sequence is MLTEEDYKSGQVLLIDKPLNWTSFQVVNKLRWKIRQTYNIKKIKVGHAGTLDPLATGLLIICTGKMTKQIDTFQGQIKEYTGTIVLGSTTPSYDLESEINETFPIDHITKDLVEETTKQFTGEIDQFPPIFSALKKDGKRLYEYARAGEEVEIPSRKITIETFEITRFENNEVDFRVVCSKGTYIRSLAHDFGKALQSGGHLSVLRRIKIGDYNVDNAVSIEAFIEELDS
- a CDS encoding DUF3098 domain-containing protein; translated protein: MGEQKRKEETKSEFIFGRKNYKFMFIGLACIALGFILMSGGGSDDPNVFSPDIFSWRRIRLAPTLVLIGFGIQVYAILLNPNKSKDSNS
- a CDS encoding undecaprenyl-diphosphate phosphatase; the protein is MNVIDSIILGIIQGLTEFLPVSSSGHLEIGKAILGDNSVPEESLLFTVVLHFATALSTIVVFRKDILSLLKGVLKFEWNEDLQFVSKIALSMIPAVVVGLFFEKQLEALFGGNIMLVGCMLIVTAALLFLADKAKDTDKKVSFKNAFVIGISQAIAMLPGISRSGATISTSVLLGNDKTKAARFSFLMVVPLIFGKIAKDLLSGDLINETHNLTSLSAGFIAAFIAGLFACTWMISLVKKSKLSYFAYYCAIVGVIAIIYSVLN